CCGCAACTCGAAactaaattaactaaaagtGAGTaatgacacaacttaaaagtgatttctaactctcaagtataagaaTGTCTTGTTATAGTATAGCTTGGTGAGTTCGAAGTCGATCCacagaaaaaagatttaatttgtttattttattttatctaaaaatgaaaataaaaattgaatgtaaacaacttaatttaaatgaaactatgaaattaaattagttagggttatgtatccactcttagtaataaataaaatttaataaattcattttaccctttttttattgcccaaaagattaattatataaattattattattttctcattaattttattatggattaagtatttattgtgccaaaatttgatttgtttacaataagtcaaaataccattttaccataccttatattaaaatattaagaatttattgtgccaaactcTCTTGTTTgtttacaataaatcaaaatttcaaaatataaaatatgtatacaattaaatagaaaataattgaatttatataaataaaaacagaatttaattaaatcatatttatttcctaagagtttcaccttaccctaactattattatttagctaagcataattgaaataaaaataattattaaaattaaattactcattattaaaagtaataaaaacaactaaaattaaaaaaataaaaataaatttatttataaaaataattatacaaaatattaaaacacacttgaaaaataagattacaggaaaattgagagaaattgagaagaaaagagaTGCTCAAAAcggctctatttatagaaaaataaattcataatccagtgtATTGTCGTCCATCATAAACTTTATGCATGCGGTCTACACAACcattagatcaagatccaacggttggtcaaacttcaaaagtcaacattaCATGTGGCATCTTGTGAAGCATCCGATTAGGTtaaagaacggttgagatttggtgggttaatgggtggatcgggtcgacccgaatacaaaTGTTTGGATCttacaacttgcttcaccaaccattgccacgtggcacgatcgtggccattgaatcatgaagggttgagatttagtcaaaattgacAGTTATCCAATacactcatatctattgtaagctcattttatCATCTAATTAGTGCTTGGTCAACAGAAAAATTCAACTTTTTGCACAAGCTCAAATTTAAGCCGGTCTTGACTCATCTTAAGGTTTTTGGACCTCcagaatctaaatttgacatTCGTTTACTTGTCTGGAGCCTCgaattatatgaaattaatattttacctaataaacacacaaaaatacataaaattaaatataattaagacataattaataatcctaatatattgcataaacaaaaatataaattataatataggcataaaaataatattttgatcgcttaataatcaaacaatttttaatactaatcaagcaacttccaaaaattttttaagaactACTGGAGTGGAATGAAatgattacaaaatttataatttatgagcCAAGTACAGCACCATTACATTCATTCTCTATTGAGAAAACATAATTGTACTAGtcataaaaaagaagcaaaaaggatgaataaaaatagaaaataaaaaccacaCATAAGAGGAAGCTACGCTTCTGTTTTTGTTCTTGTGTTTTCACGCAACACTTTTGAGTCTTCAAGGACCTATAACGTAGGCTACAAGTAAACTTCAAAAAATctatttgagaaaaatttgGGAACCCATAAAAGTAAATGatcatttaaaaacaaaatattagtcATTGAAATTCACtctatttgatattatttacttccttaagcacaaaatttgaaaaaaaaaaaaagcagaaaGCATATGTCTTGATTAGATAAttcccaaaaaagaaaagcgaCATgcattattctattttatttatatgtatataagtatgtgtgtgtattttcCTGAAAGTgcataaacaaagaaattgaaaatttagtaagtaaataatttttaaacctGATTACAGCAGAGAAGCTTGACATTGGCAGCCATGCACCCACGTCACATCACCATAGCCATAGCAAGTTTTGAGGAGCTTTTTGGAAACGAATCAGTGTAAGGATGGGAAGTAAAGAAATGACCGGCACTCAGCAATCTCTTAATTCTACTCTAATTTTTACAGTAATTTTTAACCATTAAAGTAGATGCATATCAAGGTTGACGATTGGACAAAAGTTAAAGAAATATACTGTTAATAAGggtaataattaatgttgttTAACTCTTCGCCAGGGATCCCAATTTTCACACCGCActctaaattaaaacaattccTTGTTTAGACCTTATCAGATGATGAGTAAGTACTCTCACACTAACTCACCATGCACTACattaatggtgtgtttactaaTCAATAATTAGAATGGGTTAGAATCGGAAATCACAATAGGCAGGAATCAATGAGAAATGATAAtcagaataaactatttacttTAGTTGTGGGAATTGAAATCGAAATGAACTGTAGTGTCATTGATGTGTAATAATAAGTATTAATTATAAagattcataattataatattaattactattataattattaatcattataattaatacttgttattattgttgttgttgagctgctgctgctcctcctactactaataataataataataatactaatagtaataattattttgataacaGTTGtagttgttgttattgttgttattattattattattattattattatataaagaataataaaatgagaatcTTATTCCCACCTCCTTTATAGGAATATGAACTCTAGTAATCATTCTCAATTTTAGGTGGGAAGCGCCACTTTGATCCTTATTCCACCTTTCATTTAAGCAATAAATAcatcattcatttttatttattgattctcattctcattctcattcacaataaataaatagaccATAAATGTATAGAGTAGATAAGGTAGCTGTTAAGTTTCAATATATGTAACTTGTATAGCTgactcaaaattaatttttcatatttttttaattatttgacaacTAACAACTCAGttatataaaagaatttattttaaattgatataagttacaaatcatataatttaacaaGACCTACTAGATAATTTTGTTTGGGGCCAAGgtggaaaaaaatgaagacaaaaatattggtTTAATAAATCTGAACATTTTCTAACTCAAACGAcaattatgattaattaagGTCCTTAAAATCTTAAGAATTAGGCAAGAAGAGACTCAAggtcccaaaaaaaaaaaattcttgaataatttagttaatatACTAAAAATTCTCTATAATCGCATTGTTAAAAACaaactaatttttatcattataaggaggttataatttaatagagatatatttacaaaaaatattattttggctTAATTGTCCTAAGTGCAAACGGTATAGACGTAAAGTATGTGTTACATCGATAACTAATTAATGAAACCTATCAAAACTAATATATAGACATTGATAAAAGAGagacataattttaaaaaacgagtactaatatttatcatttatatagtgctgagaatatatataatcatttttttaaaagtttaaacaataaattattatcctAAATAacttcaagaaaataaatttatttcatcttaatatagaaataatgattaatatttAGAGGCAAGTTCCAAAAAGACGTGATCTATAAAAAGTTATTAGAACATGAAGTTATTTTTGTAGTAACTAACCCAGACTTggaaccaaatttttttatgcaagTTCTTGATGAGTAGATgttcttattaaaaatcaatCCCAATCAATGACTTTTCTTTGCTCAACTCTTCTGACCCTTATCATCGTTCCAAATTCACTCTGGCCCTCGGAAATGCCTGCAAGGACTGGGGCTTATTCATGGTACATGCATTATATATGGACTATTAGTATACAGATCAAGTCCGAACGTCCTTATATAAGAATTGGATTTGAACCatcatcaattttctttggACGTAACGTAGAAAACCCATCACAGTTAAATTGTGTGAATGAATCAAAATGGTGCATACCCCATGCCCTTCAACGATTATCAGTATAGTTCCGAGACCAGGATGGCGAACGAGGCATTTGACAAGAACAAAATTTGCGTCTACAATTGTCAAAGTGAAACTGGAGACAATAACTAACCCATTATTGTTAATAtctcaaatttataaatgttcaATCAAAACATTAATATACGTATGGACACTTGAAGGCCATAGCGTACATGGCCTGTGTTCTTGTTTAACACGTGTACTAGATGTGCCAAAGCAGAGAGACCATAAAAGAGCCAGTTACTAAATTGCCGCACGCTAACAGACCAGCCCAGCAAAAGCGTAAGTGGGCGTCCATGGCCACGGGTACGACACGTAGGGATGGGTGTTGAAAGTTTGGACTATCGAGAACTATTGCTCTGAAGATGCTTTGGCTGCCGAGGCCAAACAAGAATGGCCATTAACGTGCTTAACTTGCTTGACGGGCGTAGAATCGGGAAAATGAGCAATCATCACGCGGTAGTTTCTATTAGAATGGCCATTATTGTGTTTAACTTGCTTGACGGGCGTAGAATCGGGAAAATGAGCAATCATCACGCGTTAATTTCTATTAGAATGGCCATAAACGTGCTTAACTTGCTTGACGGGCGTAGAATTAGGAAACTCTTTTGATCACAGTATCCAGACACTAATGTTACGGgcattaaaaagaatatgttTTTCGTTTGTCAAAAGCTCGTTTCTTCCTCAAAATTCTGATATGGCACTTagagaatttgaaaagaactgtaattcatttcattttttttttcaaacaattaaCCAAACAGGGAGAACGAAACAACACAGGATAACAGGAACCGATCAAAACGACACATCATAACCCAAGGAAAATATCAAAACACGGAACGGTAACATTCAACTCCTAATTTATCCTACAAAACCCTAGTTCCTCCAGCTACCGCCATCAGAAGCACCGCTCCTTGAGTATCGGGAACCACCATCACCGCCATATCCACCGTCACGGCTGTAACCACCTTCACGGCGGCCACCATATCCACCGCCGCCACCTCCGTATCCGCGGCTCCCACCGTATCCACCGCCACCACCACTTTCACGGCGTCCACCACCTCCATATCCACCACCGCCACGGCTTCCGTAACCGCCACCGCCACCGCCACCGCTTCCACGGGACTGGGCCTCGTTGACTGTTATGTTACGGCCGTCCAGATTCTGGCCGTTCATGCCTTCGATTGCGTCCCTCATCGACTTCTCATCGCGGAAGGTAACGAATCCAAATCCTCTGGATCTTCCAGTCTCGCGATCGTTAATAATCTGAATTAACGaggataaacaaaaaaataatttagcaaATTCATCTCAGATCTGGAAacttaataacaataaaaataataataaatccgATCGGGCCCTTCGTCTTaataaaaagatgaagatgaacgTACCGATTTAGGCATAGTAATAATAGAGTAACAGTAGTAACAGAGAACAGTAACAGAGTAACAGAAACAGATCACAGAGCACACGAATCACAGATCAGAACAAGCCGAATCGTGGATCGGGTCGGATCTGGTTCAAACGGACCTTCGATTCAAGGATATCGCCGTAAGCACTGAAGGCCTCATGGAGAGAGCTGTCAGTGGTGGCCCAGGCCAGGCCGCCTACGAAGCACCGAAACTCGACATCGGCTGAAGCCATTAGGAGAAAACTTGAAATGGGGACTAAGAAggaattacaagaaaaatctAAGAGACAGCACCGCTGCGGGATGAGAAGGAAGGGGAGAAAGAGGTGGGCTTTATAGAGTGGGTGGGAGCTAACTAGGGTTAGTCTTGCGGTGAAGTGGTTGTGCGTCAACTAGGGTTACAGACAATTTGAGGCCTGATTGAGCTGGCGTGTTTGGTTTCGGTTATTAGATCGTTCTGGTTGTGTTTGGGCCGTagttgtttgtttcttttttattcattccaagtttatatacttttattaGAGACGCATTTAATGTCTTATTTAGACGATATTCAAtatcttatttataaaaaaaaatgttaaagtaattttagaaaattttaaagtaactatatttcattatatttaaaaataatagtccTCTTAAATTTGCAAGATTCTTTAAacctatttttaatttataccgtgcaaatcaatttcaatatttcatcatttaataacggtaaaaaaataaaataatataaaactatgCAGAGAACGTCCCCTTACGGCCTTGTCCCTTTGCCAGCCCAGCAGCGTCTCGTCGTCTGTTTTTACTCTCCGAGGGAGAGGAAACCAATCTGGAATGCAACTATGCTTGAAACCAAACACGTAGATCTCAACCAGGCTTCGTAAACTATGGTTAACGGTAGTGGTTAGTGATAGATGGTGAGGCGGGGTCCACGGCCACGTGATGGCTGGGATATTTTTAGACAGACGTAAAGTACCTGGATATTTACATCACATTATAgggaattttgaaaatatctGAGAAACTCAAATTACAGTCCTGTCCCTACTCTTATTACGATATTCGTTTTGCCTCCTGCGGAAGCAGTACCGCATCTAGAAAACGCGGGACGAGACGAGATCACGAGAATCAAACCGACCATGCACTGTCgttttgtttctgtttctgCGGTGATTCGGAATATTCGCTTGcttgattgaaaaataaaaaaattatctctccgctattttttttttatcatatatatatatatatatatataattataataaaattttaacatatattttacGTAACTAAAACTAACTCTTTTATccataaatgaattaaaaaattattttattttataaaatttttaaaacataaaaattataattataaaaatatctctaaaatttaataaaataaataaattttaaattttaagatgataatttttaaatgaaattataattataaataattttctataattataatttcatttaatttttataattaaattaaatataaaaaaaatttacaaaaatgaatatgaaaagaaaagctcCCGATAATGATTGTAAACTTCCTTATTATGGACTCGCCTACgttgcaacagttgcaacGTACCACATTTTTTGTCCACATGCATCATGGCCGTAGGATTTGGAGTGCTTTCATCTAACGGTTCAGATGAGTCCTGAATATAAGTAAAGTAGTCGGTTGCCAACCGAGACTGtagataaatataataaaaaattaaataactcaAAACTGTTAAAAATTAGGTGATTGAATCAGTGTTGAGAGGACATGGTCGAATTCATTGCGAAAACCCATTAATTCTTGAAATCTGTTCCACACATAGTAAAATCAGATCATGAAATTAATTGCTAATTGAAGTGCGGTCGTATGAGGCTgaagtaattttgaaattgcgGCAGAGAAATTGAAGACGATTATATCGTTGTGGCAGCCAACAACGACCGACATTGGGTGGAGCCGAAACTTTAGGAATTAGGCAAATGTAATTATATGGGAAAAAGGGTGGAAAAAAAGTCTGTTTGATCCGTTGATTAGCCATTCGATCGGATGCAGCAGGTAACTATTGAtaagaaattgtaaattttgaatgaaaGATTTCATTGTGGTAATGAAGTtaggattttttgttttgttttttatggAAGAATTAGAGAAGGGGAGAATGCTTTCCAGGAAgcattgtttaattattgttactgGATTTGCGATGTATTTGaacttgaaaataagaaaacagtAAGATTTTGAATTCGTTGTTGGAGCTTTTAGAATTTAGATGTGTTTGGTTAATACTTATCTCATATTCTCCAGCTGCAatgcttctttttttgatGTAACAACTCCCAGTTTGTTATATTTCTCTATTATattcttccaatttttttttatcactatttttctctttccaaTACTGatgattttggttttggtcttgttttgttgttttaaaaattttccaacCCATGTATTTGATCATGGTTTTATACTGTCAGGTTTTACAGACAAAGAGGACCAAGAAGGCAGGAATTGTTGGAAAGTATGGTATGTATTAAGGCtagttttattcatttttccgGTTTGTTTAGTGTCCTCAAGTATAGATGTTATGGTAATATAggcttagatttttttttcccttgggatatttttatatcaatagCAGGTAGAAATATTATATCTCATTAAGCTTTGAGCATGAATTGTGGGTTATTGACATGTTTATTCAAGAAAGCTTGCTACTGGCattatataaatagaaatttataataGGAAGCATATTATGAAAAGCCTTGTGGTGGTCTTTCTCTAGCTTCTTGTTATCCCTACTTTGATGctttagtttctttttgcATGTGTGGCTTGGGGATCTTGGAATTATAAGTATTATTCTTTTCCAAGTACTCATTATGGTGCCAGTCTTAAGAAGGTGGAGGTCAGTCAACACAGTAAGTACTTCTGTGAATTCTATGGGAAGGTTATACATTCCCCTCTTTCCTgctctttatcatttttcatttctttttatgctcATGGTTCAATGACTGTTCGCTTTTGCTTGTGGATGTATTACATGTTTACATATTCCTTGCTGTAGGAAGTATGCTGTGAAGGGGAAGGTTGTGGGAATCTGGGGTTGCAAAGACTCTGGCAAAATTGAAAGCtggagatgcttacactttgaAGAAACATTCTCATTGGCTGtcatatttacttttataattcaatttaaatgaTTCTAGATTCTGTCCTATGTTCCTTTTCAGGATTTCTAGTGCTGTGACCGTGAAAAATATCATTTGGAGGCTGAAGGAGCAGATTGAGAGTTAATTTTGTTGCCaatctatcttttttttttttcatttatttgtgatGGGAGTAATTCCTGGGGCAGGATTGTCTAAATGGATTTCTATACTTGGATATTTGGTTTAGaaagttttgaatttgaatctctttattaaatagattttaatggACTTTTAGTTTTATGGTATTAGCCGCATGGTCTATTGCTTCAAAATTTTGGTGTCAAAAATCATGGCTATTGTTTGGggtaaaaataagaaagatagtAGAATGCCATGTGTCGAAGAATGAAATAACTTCAGTGCAATCCGAAGTACCCTGCATAATCCGAGGTGCCCGGCATGACTTGAGGTACCCCGtataaatagaggtacccTACACAATTAGAGGTATCCcacacaaatagaggtaccccataTGATATGAGGTACTCCatacaaatagaggtaccccataCAGATAGGGGTACCCCATGTAATTCAAGGTACCCGGCAAAGCGGATGCAAGAGAATCCACCGAAAATACCCGCCATGAGAAACGTCTCTGTCTCCTAAAAGATATCATTTGATTTAGTCAGAATTAGGAATCAAAAGCAACGTGCTAAAAGGAGGGACAGCCGCCTGCTACCTctgccaaaagtgaaggacaCTGTCCCAAGGACAGTGGTCCCTAGCTGCCTACCCGACAGCTACTGCAGAGGTACCCTGGACCACTCTCCAGCGCGCGCCACGTTTCCAAAAGATGAGATACGCCGCGAACATGCAAATAACGGCccaaaaacaattataaagaGGTAAAAGGACGTTAGCCAAAAAGGGTATGCCATGTGGCAGCTGaggtactccatatataaaggTGCCTAGGTTTCATTCTCCATCAT
This window of the Citrus sinensis cultivar Valencia sweet orange chromosome 8, DVS_A1.0, whole genome shotgun sequence genome carries:
- the LOC102628665 gene encoding glycine-rich RNA-binding protein-like isoform X1, with the protein product MASADVEFRCFVGGLAWATTDSSLHEAFSAYGDILESKIINDRETGRSRGFGFVTFRDEKSMRDAIEGMNGQNLDGRNITVNEAQSRGSGGGGGGGYGSRGGGGYGGGGRRESGGGGGYGGSRGYGGGGGGYGGRREGGYSRDGGYGGDGGSRYSRSGASDGGSWRN
- the LOC102628665 gene encoding glycine-rich RNA-binding protein-like isoform X2, translating into MPKSIINDRETGRSRGFGFVTFRDEKSMRDAIEGMNGQNLDGRNITVNEAQSRGSGGGGGGGYGSRGGGGYGGGGRRESGGGGGYGGSRGYGGGGGGYGGRREGGYSRDGGYGGDGGSRYSRSGASDGGSWRN